The following are from one region of the Natronosporangium hydrolyticum genome:
- a CDS encoding amidohydrolase family protein, whose product MTVADAASGPATGLALDDLVGIDVHTHAEISADGHPSLAAELEAGKAAYFGTDHGQVTIDEMASYYRQRQLAAVVFTVDAQAATGHPPIRNEEVAQSCARHPDVLIPFASLDPHRGRDAVRQARTLVTEYGVRGFKFHPSLQAFWPSDRLAYPLYEAIQELGVPALFHSGQTGIGAGLPGGGGIRLKYSNPMELDDVAVDFPELTIICAHPSVPWQDEALAVAGHKPNVYIDLSGWSPKYFPPQLVRQANSILRHKVLFGSDYPAITPDRWLRDFAQLEIKEEVRPLILKENAVKVLGLDTSGRE is encoded by the coding sequence GTGACGGTGGCCGACGCCGCATCTGGACCGGCGACCGGGCTCGCGCTCGACGACCTGGTCGGCATCGATGTGCACACCCACGCGGAGATCTCCGCCGACGGGCACCCGTCGCTCGCCGCCGAGTTGGAGGCAGGCAAGGCGGCCTACTTCGGCACCGACCATGGCCAGGTGACGATCGACGAGATGGCGAGCTACTACCGGCAGCGGCAGCTGGCGGCGGTGGTCTTCACCGTCGACGCGCAGGCCGCCACCGGCCACCCGCCGATCCGCAACGAGGAGGTGGCCCAGAGCTGTGCCCGCCACCCCGATGTGCTGATCCCGTTCGCGAGCCTCGACCCACACCGCGGGCGCGACGCGGTTCGGCAGGCCCGGACGCTGGTCACCGAGTACGGGGTGCGCGGGTTCAAGTTCCACCCGTCGCTACAGGCGTTCTGGCCCAGCGACCGGCTCGCGTACCCGCTCTACGAGGCGATCCAGGAGCTGGGGGTGCCGGCGCTGTTCCACTCCGGGCAGACCGGCATCGGCGCCGGGCTGCCGGGCGGCGGCGGGATCCGGCTGAAGTACTCCAACCCGATGGAGCTCGACGACGTAGCGGTGGACTTCCCGGAGCTGACTATCATCTGCGCCCACCCGTCGGTGCCGTGGCAAGATGAGGCGCTGGCGGTGGCGGGCCACAAGCCCAACGTCTACATCGACCTGTCGGGCTGGTCGCCGAAGTACTTCCCACCGCAGCTGGTCCGGCAGGCCAACTCGATTCTGCGGCACAAGGTGCTCTTCGGCTCGGACTACCCGGCGATCACACCGGATCGTTGGCTGCGTGACTTTGCGCAGCTGGAGATCAAGGAGGAGGTGCGACCGTTGATCCTGAAGGAGAACGCGGTCAAGGTGCTAGGTCTCGACACGTCCGGGCGGGAGTGA
- a CDS encoding TRAP transporter large permease — MATELVGLIGFAVLLLLIALRVPVAIAMIGVAVVGYGYIVSQDASLSRMGVDAFRGASVYSLSVIPFFILMGMLLSHAGLGGDVYRSLDRFLWRLRGGLAIATIGSSTMFASVSGSSVAAASTMSRVAVPQMQRYRYDDGLSAASAAAGGTLGALIPPSALLVLYGVLTAEPIGQVLVAGFVPGIMTAALLMLTAYLLVRRRPSLAPQAEQRPDLSIPKAFQLMWAVPVIFAVSMGGLYAGVFTPTESGAAGAFLALLYGVVTRRLDLRKFGAAVSDTIQVSAQIFLLMIAGQMFGFFLTITRIPMSLGQTIDNLGITPWLVIGLIFVIYFALGALMDEIAILVIMTPIMYPIVTGLGYDGVWFGVLTIMMLLTGLLTPPVGLITFMVSKLTGVPLGKVFRGVAPFWATLCVAILLVITFPWLATWLPGAMR; from the coding sequence ATGGCGACTGAACTGGTCGGGCTGATCGGCTTCGCGGTCCTGTTGCTGCTGATCGCCCTGCGGGTGCCGGTGGCGATCGCGATGATCGGGGTGGCGGTCGTCGGATACGGCTATATCGTCAGCCAGGACGCGTCGCTGTCCCGGATGGGGGTGGACGCTTTCCGGGGGGCGTCGGTCTACAGCCTCTCGGTGATCCCGTTCTTCATCCTGATGGGGATGTTGCTCTCCCACGCCGGGCTCGGTGGGGACGTCTACCGTTCGCTGGACCGGTTCCTGTGGCGGCTGCGGGGCGGGCTGGCGATCGCCACCATCGGATCGTCGACGATGTTCGCCTCGGTGAGCGGGTCGAGCGTGGCCGCCGCCTCGACCATGTCCCGGGTAGCGGTGCCGCAGATGCAGCGGTACCGCTACGACGACGGGCTCTCCGCCGCCTCGGCGGCGGCCGGCGGCACGCTCGGAGCGCTGATCCCACCGAGCGCGTTGCTGGTGCTGTATGGAGTCTTGACCGCCGAACCGATCGGGCAGGTGTTGGTCGCCGGGTTCGTCCCCGGGATCATGACTGCGGCGCTGCTGATGCTGACCGCGTACCTGCTGGTGCGTCGCAGGCCCAGCCTGGCTCCGCAGGCCGAGCAGCGGCCGGATCTGAGCATCCCGAAGGCGTTCCAGCTGATGTGGGCGGTGCCGGTCATCTTCGCGGTGAGCATGGGCGGCCTCTACGCCGGCGTGTTCACCCCGACCGAGTCCGGGGCGGCCGGGGCGTTCCTCGCGCTGCTCTACGGCGTGGTCACCCGGCGCCTGGACCTGCGCAAGTTCGGTGCGGCGGTCAGCGACACGATCCAGGTCAGCGCGCAGATCTTCCTGTTGATGATCGCCGGGCAGATGTTCGGGTTCTTCCTCACCATCACCCGGATCCCGATGTCGCTAGGGCAGACCATCGACAACCTGGGGATCACCCCTTGGCTGGTGATCGGGCTGATCTTCGTCATCTACTTCGCGCTCGGCGCATTGATGGACGAGATCGCGATCCTGGTGATCATGACCCCGATCATGTACCCGATCGTGACCGGACTCGGTTACGACGGCGTCTGGTTCGGGGTGCTGACGATCATGATGCTGCTGACCGGGCTGCTCACTCCGCCGGTCGGGCTGATCACCTTCATGGTCTCGAAGCTGACCGGGGTGCCATTAGGCAAGGTCTTCCGCGGGGTGGCTCCATTCTGGGCCACGCTCTGTGTGGCGATCCTGCTCGTCATCACCTTCCCCTGGCTCGCCACCTGGCTGCCCGGGGCCATGCGATGA
- a CDS encoding SDR family NAD(P)-dependent oxidoreductase codes for MSEVDLTGRVAIVTGAGGGLGRSHAIALAKHGAKVLVNDLAGDGPSASEVVKEITTLGGEAVAADASVADPAGAAGLVSEALAAFGRLDVVVNNAGILRDRSFVKLTEQEFRDVLEVHLLGAFHLTKAAWPHLKEQGYGRVINTTSPAGLFGNFGQANYSAAKLGLVGFTRTLAIEGRKAGIGVNVIAPLAASKMTETILPAEALAALDPDLVSPLVVYLASEACTHTGGVFTAGGGYFGRVAVTQAPGLVLAAPTPEEIAEQWSTVTDLTGGREFDGGASEQGDWVLSQVAAPSS; via the coding sequence GTGTCAGAAGTAGACCTGACCGGCCGGGTCGCGATCGTGACCGGCGCCGGCGGCGGGTTGGGCCGCAGCCACGCCATCGCGCTCGCCAAACACGGGGCGAAGGTGCTCGTCAACGATCTGGCCGGCGACGGTCCGTCGGCGAGCGAGGTGGTCAAGGAGATCACCACGCTGGGAGGTGAGGCGGTCGCCGCCGACGCCTCGGTGGCCGATCCCGCCGGCGCCGCTGGCCTGGTCAGCGAAGCGCTGGCCGCGTTCGGCCGGCTCGACGTGGTGGTCAACAACGCCGGCATCCTGCGGGACCGTTCCTTCGTCAAGCTCACCGAGCAGGAGTTCCGCGACGTGCTGGAGGTGCACCTGCTCGGTGCGTTCCACCTCACCAAGGCCGCCTGGCCGCACCTCAAGGAGCAGGGGTACGGGCGGGTCATCAACACCACGTCGCCGGCCGGGCTGTTCGGCAACTTCGGGCAGGCCAACTACTCGGCGGCGAAGCTGGGGCTGGTCGGATTCACGCGTACCCTGGCGATCGAAGGGCGCAAGGCCGGGATCGGGGTGAACGTGATCGCCCCGCTCGCCGCCTCGAAGATGACCGAGACGATCCTGCCGGCGGAGGCGCTCGCGGCGCTCGACCCGGATCTGGTCTCGCCGCTCGTGGTCTACCTGGCATCCGAGGCCTGCACCCACACCGGCGGTGTCTTCACCGCTGGCGGTGGCTACTTCGGGCGGGTCGCGGTGACCCAGGCGCCCGGGCTGGTGCTGGCGGCGCCGACCCCGGAGGAGATCGCCGAGCAGTGGTCGACGGTCACCGACCTCACCGGTGGCCGCGAGTTCGATGGGGGCGCGTCGGAGCAGGGCGACTGGGTCCTCTCCCAGGTCGCCGCCCCTTCGAGTTGA
- a CDS encoding MaoC family dehydratase has translation MAEPRVVEGADGLRALIGEQLGYTDWLPVAQDQVDRFADATGDHQWIHVDQERAKTGPFGQTVAHGFLTLSLIPTVLPQLLDVRGFSMGVNYGLDRVRFPAPVPVGSRLRATAVIEAVDEQGGGVQTTLTVTFEIEGGAKPACVARFLERRYP, from the coding sequence ATGGCGGAGCCCAGGGTGGTAGAAGGAGCCGACGGTCTGCGGGCGCTCATCGGTGAGCAGCTCGGCTACACCGATTGGCTGCCGGTGGCCCAGGATCAGGTGGACCGGTTCGCCGACGCCACCGGCGACCATCAGTGGATCCACGTCGACCAGGAACGGGCCAAGACCGGTCCGTTCGGCCAGACGGTCGCGCACGGGTTCCTCACGCTCTCGCTGATCCCGACGGTGCTGCCGCAGCTGCTCGACGTTCGCGGCTTCTCGATGGGCGTCAACTACGGTCTGGACCGGGTGCGGTTCCCGGCACCGGTGCCGGTCGGCAGCCGGCTCCGGGCCACCGCGGTCATCGAGGCCGTTGACGAGCAGGGCGGCGGGGTCCAGACCACGCTCACCGTCACCTTCGAGATCGAAGGGGGCGCCAAGCCGGCGTGCGTAGCCCGGTTCCTGGAACGGCGGTACCCGTGA